In the Candidatus Eisenbacteria bacterium genome, one interval contains:
- a CDS encoding YCF48-related protein — protein sequence MPMSHQMRWLSRLLPLAILLALAGCDSKSSPVAPSVPLTRVEVSPGVDTLKIGEVVQFTATAFDTLGNPAHGVGFLWTSGDPQVFGVTSTGRVQGLTEGTAPLFVEAGGHRDTAWVTVFPDTGWFRQASGTTLELNSVFFQPDGRNGVAVGAGGTVVVTNDAGASWTRPASGTSFNLNGVWFTTPTDGWAVGNGGTVLHTTDGGQSWSRILTVGEGDAFHDVWFATPDTGWVVGASGLIVRTFDGGVTWHSTRLPTTFALRGVAFAGTRDGWAVGGGGVIAGTHDRGLIWFIVPTPTIQGLEAVWRTGPATAWAVGTQGVTPRTIATPDSVEWELRNAGPTRQLEGVCFPTNLIGYAAGFDAMVGGAVLRSDDGGVTWQAQASHTASRLNDVFFVDALRGWAVGEGGVIIHTARGGRQ from the coding sequence ATGCCCATGTCCCACCAGATGCGGTGGCTTTCCCGGCTCTTGCCGCTTGCGATCCTCCTGGCGCTCGCCGGCTGCGACAGCAAGTCCTCGCCCGTAGCACCGAGTGTTCCTCTTACCCGGGTGGAGGTGAGCCCCGGGGTCGACACGCTGAAAATCGGCGAGGTCGTCCAGTTCACCGCCACCGCGTTCGATACGCTCGGCAATCCCGCACACGGCGTTGGCTTTCTGTGGACCAGCGGTGACCCGCAGGTCTTCGGGGTCACCAGCACCGGACGCGTCCAGGGCCTCACGGAAGGAACCGCGCCGCTGTTCGTCGAGGCCGGAGGCCATCGCGACACCGCCTGGGTCACCGTTTTCCCGGATACCGGCTGGTTCCGGCAGGCCAGCGGCACGACGCTGGAGCTGAATAGCGTCTTCTTCCAGCCGGACGGCCGGAACGGCGTCGCGGTGGGCGCGGGGGGGACGGTGGTGGTGACGAACGACGCCGGGGCGAGCTGGACCCGGCCGGCGAGCGGGACCTCGTTCAACCTGAACGGCGTGTGGTTCACCACCCCAACCGATGGGTGGGCAGTCGGAAACGGGGGCACCGTGTTGCACACGACCGACGGCGGGCAGAGCTGGAGCCGGATTCTCACGGTGGGGGAGGGCGATGCCTTCCATGACGTGTGGTTCGCCACGCCCGATACCGGCTGGGTGGTCGGGGCCTCTGGACTCATCGTCCGCACTTTCGACGGCGGCGTCACGTGGCACTCGACCCGGCTGCCGACGACCTTCGCGCTGCGCGGAGTCGCCTTCGCCGGCACTCGCGACGGGTGGGCGGTCGGCGGAGGTGGCGTGATCGCGGGCACGCACGACCGCGGGCTCATCTGGTTCATCGTTCCGACCCCGACGATCCAGGGTCTCGAGGCGGTGTGGCGCACCGGGCCGGCCACCGCGTGGGCGGTCGGGACGCAAGGCGTCACGCCGCGCACCATCGCCACGCCCGACTCGGTCGAGTGGGAGCTGCGCAATGCCGGGCCGACCCGGCAGCTCGAGGGCGTGTGCTTCCCCACGAATCTGATCGGCTATGCCGCGGGCTTCGATGCCATGGTGGGGGGAGCGGTGCTGCGGAGCGACGACGGCGGCGTCACGTGGCAGGCGCAGGCCAGTCACACCGCCTCGAGGCTCAACGACGTCTTCTTCGTCGACGCGCTCCGCGGCTGGGCGGTCGGCGAAGGCGGCGTGATCATCCACACGGCTCGCGGCGGAAGGCAGTAA
- a CDS encoding ATP-binding cassette domain-containing protein codes for MLQVREVVKRYDDRAVVDHVTFEVPAGEIFALLGPNGAGKTTLIRMITDILRPDSGEILLDGRRVDSQTRHAIAYLPEERGLYRRAKVIEVVGYYGELKGMAPRAARDEARRLLERVDLAEWADKQVQALSKGMQQKVQLCTALIGAPKLLILDEPFSGLDPINVQLFESILAERRAAGSTVLLSTHQMNKVEEVCDRALMINQGRMVLHGTVRDIRRRHADHAVVLHTEDAVPALPGVRSIETRNGDHKLLLEPDATPESVLRALIDRNVKIESFALASLPLEDVFVKVVREGLGLDAGRREPAGVSH; via the coding sequence ATGCTGCAGGTTCGCGAAGTGGTCAAGCGGTACGACGATCGCGCCGTGGTGGATCACGTCACCTTCGAGGTCCCGGCGGGCGAGATCTTCGCTCTGCTCGGCCCGAACGGGGCCGGCAAGACCACGCTGATCCGCATGATCACCGACATCCTGCGCCCGGACTCGGGCGAAATCCTGCTCGACGGGCGCCGCGTGGACTCGCAGACCCGCCATGCCATCGCCTATCTGCCCGAAGAACGCGGACTCTATCGCCGAGCCAAGGTCATCGAAGTCGTCGGCTACTACGGGGAGCTCAAAGGCATGGCGCCGCGCGCCGCGCGCGACGAGGCTCGGCGGCTGCTCGAGCGGGTCGATCTCGCCGAGTGGGCGGACAAGCAGGTGCAGGCGCTCTCCAAGGGCATGCAGCAGAAGGTGCAGCTCTGCACCGCGCTGATCGGCGCCCCCAAGCTCCTGATCCTCGACGAGCCTTTCTCGGGGCTCGATCCCATCAATGTCCAGCTGTTCGAATCGATCCTGGCGGAGCGGCGGGCGGCGGGAAGCACGGTGTTGCTCTCGACCCACCAGATGAACAAGGTCGAGGAGGTCTGTGACCGAGCGCTGATGATCAACCAGGGGAGGATGGTGCTGCACGGAACCGTGCGCGACATCCGGCGACGTCATGCCGATCACGCGGTCGTCCTGCACACGGAGGATGCCGTGCCGGCCCTGCCCGGAGTGCGCTCCATCGAGACCCGGAACGGCGACCACAAGCTCTTGCTCGAGCCGGACGCCACTCCGGAATCGGTGCTGCGAGCGCTGATCGATCGCAACGTGAAGATCGAATCGTTCGCGCTCGCCTCGCTGCCGCTCGAGGACGTCTTCGTGAAGGTGGTTCGCGAAGGACTGGGGCTCGACGCTGGCCGGCGGGAGCCGGCGGGAGTCTCGCATTGA